The Hyla sarda isolate aHylSar1 chromosome 2, aHylSar1.hap1, whole genome shotgun sequence genome includes the window AATTTAGTAATAGGATGTGTTTTCATGTCCGCTCATGCTTATTACCTTGAGGTATTTTAGAACCTATCCCTCCAGGGTGAGTTTACCTGAacatttgtacattttttttttttttaactgtgtcCTTTATTGTCTCTAGAAGCCCTACTAGTCCATATATTTTGGTGGTCAATTGTTGCACAGGTTAGGGCTGCTAATATGATGTTTGCGCATTACTAACAAAGCTATAAAAAAAAGGTGCTGTGCTGTGGTTTCTACCACATCATGTTCTGTTTGTTTGCTCACATACCCTCCCCAGCGGACATTGCAAGCTACACTGCAACAGAAATGCGCTGGGTGGTCTGGGGGTATGCTTACTGTGAGCGCCACTCATCagggtgtttttttctgtctattcAACCCTGCTTGTAGATTTACAACTGGCATTGGAATCAACACACACAAAAGTTTTACTGTCCAAATTAGGCAAAGTGTCAACCTGTTTACTAAGCTCTTTGGACTCTTTGGACGCAAAGCCACATCCATTTCTAATTGGTAACGGGTGTACTGCCAATCAAATAAGCACAAAAAATTGGCCTTCGggatcaaaaaaagaaaaaaatatatattcttctTTATTGTCCATTGCAGCTCAGCTTTAAATTTTCAagctgttttgataaatctgccccaatgcTTATGACTTCTTAAATCTCTGAGAACACTTATgcttaatttgcacaactgcaaAGAAGTGACTAAAAGGATAAGCAATCGATGTATCTAAGGTGGTAAAATAAACGTTTTGAACCTTTGCAACGTGGAGGATCTGAGCTCCAGTTTCCATAGGCCGTGCAGGATAAAGTAGATTCCCCAATAAGTGTTGCTTTGTTATTAAGGCATGAATATTTTATAGCAGCCTGATAATTGTACTCCTCTTCATCTGGATCATACCTTCCATCTGGAATTGCATCTGGGGGGGGACACACCtggactgcaaaaaaataaaaaataaaaatacctttaATATATGCAACAACCCTTTGTAATGGCTCTCTTGGCACATTTTTATACTTCACCATTTCACTGGATGCAAGGATGTAGTGTAGACAATTTCTAAAAGATACCAGGTTTAAGTCCAATATTAAAAATGCAGCATTCATTTGAAGACTTTAAGAAGTCTCATggaattcttcttttttttttactatgcaatGTGATGCATTAGGCTTAATGCATCAGACTGCTGCCCAGCCTActgctggccgaggcgggacatcgctggagCCGGAGATTTGCAGAGGGTTGCCAGGTGAATTGTTTTAGTTTTACTATTGTGCCCAGGCTGCCCAATAAAATAAAAGCTTCAGCTCACCTTCCCCGCTCCCTTGTGGTCTCCGGTATCAGAGCGCCCTTTCTGGCGACACAGGATTTTCCTGAGCGGCAGAGCATAGAGTCTACTTCTTAGGTAACCAGTACCGGACACCACCGTAGTTAGTGACTGGCTGAGCGGCATTGTGATCTACAGCTCTGGGAAGCCAATGATCAGCAGACACATAGCCACAGACAGAGCTCTCTGATACAGAAGGCTACTAgggcaacccctttaaaaccgTTTACTTCCCAGATTTATTACCCTTATCAGTTTGAGAAGAGCAGATTCTGATCCATTTATCACCTATGCTTATTAAGTCTATTTGCCAACTTTGCAAACCAGATGTTTGCTTGCATCtagattgtgttttttttttgtctggttttGATAATTTTGTAAGAAAACAGTACATAGATGCAGACAGGCATAAGTGGTGCGCATAAACTCTGCACAAGTTCAACTTTTATTTTCAGGAAGAGTTTTTCCCCTAGAATTTTCTGTATATTTCTCTCAGAGAGTCACATACTATACTTTTTATCTAAGCATTTAACTCTGCATTCAGAACCTATTGGTTTACCGTTCTATCTGTGGTACACCGTGAAAAAGCCTGAGGACTTTGTTCCAGCAGGAAAACCACCCTGCATGGCTTACAATACTCGTACTATCTGACTTTTCACTACTACAGGCCAACGAGAAGAGTATTTTATTGCAAGAAGAGCACTTAAGCTTCATGTGTAAACTTACTGCCTACCTACGTCCATTATTTCCCTTTTCACATTACACCTACTCAAAGATTATGACCTACAGCCCACTGGAAGCCAACAGATTGGTTCTACAAGTAAATGTAAAGGCTCTTCTAAACAGGAAGGATGTCAGCTGAATGAGTGTTCAGAGGAGCCAAATGTCCACAACTGCCCATACAGCTTCTGTGAGTTAACTAAAGCATTTTAAATGCAAATAAATATCACATCTCCACAGTTTCGACTTTACCTTCACATACGGGGACCGGAGTACTCCATGTTCCATCTGCCTGACATTCTATATAGTTCCTTTTCGTTAACATGCGGTATCTAAAATACATCAAACACAGTAAAATACATCAAGGGACTATCCACAGAGAGCTAAGTTTCTAAGTAGCAAATCTGTTTCTTACGGCCATGGTTACATCGTTCTCTCTTTCACCTGATCCTAAGGTAATTATCACCTAAGCTCAATTTTTACTTTAAATATCAGTAAAACCGATGGTCAAGATACTGATATCTGGAATGCTACAACCTATTATTTATAGACAATTCTAATACACGCTACATTTGGACACATTGTAAAAGGGCACAACAAAGGACTGTCTCAGGACAGACGATTATGGCATATTACTACATGTGATCTCTGCTGTTTGCTAGAACAAAAAGTCAATGTGATGCTTCATCTCTTATGGGCTCCTTGTGTCCTTTTCCTGGTAGCTGCATGATCACAGAATTGATGATTGATTTTTAAGCTATTGTTGATTAAACAAGAATcaattatttaacttttttttggttATGAGTAATTGTATCATAAAGCATGCAtttaacaaaataaaaactaTGCTTATTAGTACAGATTAAAAtctctaataaaaaaataagaaatctcTAGTTAACATAATTTAGTTACAATTCTTATTATACATTAATCTCAAACAACATAATCCTACTACAACTATTATGAAACCCAAAAAATCCTGAAGACAACTTCAGTCAAGAGAGCTGCTTTCTTACTGACTAGCAGCTCAGGACTTTCTTCATAGATGCTATATGGCCTACTTCAATCTCCGCTTTACACCAGAAGTGGTGTCCTCtacctgaggaaagtactgaccccattTACCTAGTCACAGGCCTCtcacctcagccaagccagatcaccttGCTCTGAATGGACGAGGGGCAAggaccccgaaacagctgtctgcagacgggtcctctttccttctggagagagttctggcttggcataaatcccaatcagttctgagacttcttaactgaagcctgagctgttttgcaggacacactacctgtgaacgtggtgagctaatttgcatatttttgtatTCATAGATGGTAGGAAGAGATAAAAGGTATTGTATTAGTAGGGGCCAACCCCTATCAATCATTAGAACAAGCctggttaaaggagttatccaaggATAGAAAGCGATCGCTGCTAACTTACAGAAACAGCATCACCCTTGCAACCCGAGGACaagtggcactgtttttttttgtttgtttttttaatgctggagaacccctttaaaaggagtagtACAGGGaaatataacttattccctatccaaagaatcagGGATAAGATATAGATTGCGGGAGCCTGATTCtctctgcgcaggatcctgtatgtgtgaacacacTCTTAATGCTGAACATTAAAGTTCCAGAATGGTGTCACAAGTTTACAAGTTTAGATTGGCTGAGCTGCAGTTGACCCTCAGTACCAGGAAAAGGTGAACACCAGAGACAGGGAGCATCATAACTGGACACTGcagagaggggtgggatgtacgTACAGGTTTGTTTCCTTTAacttaaagaaaaatatatattttaatatttaataaagaaaatggcccctgaaaatcccaccaccaaGGGGGTCCATACCTAGTGGGACACCTGCAAGTCACCCGGCCTCATGGACAAGGCATCATGAGACGAACTCCTTTCTTCCATAAACACCTTCCCTTCCCCCACCAAACGCAGTCATTGCAGCAGCCCAGCCAGTGCAGCAACTGCCAACATCAGTTTTCCCGAGTGCACTCCAAGCATCACTTACAGTACAGTATTCAGTGATGCTAGGAGCACCCTGGGGAAAAACAGCTGATGTCTGCTGTTGCAGAACTCCCAGCAGTGTGTGCCACTCCTCACATCTCTGCCCGTGCCACTCTCCTCTTTCTCCGCCTGCATCactcacatctcccctaacattagcataactacaactcccggcatgcccttagGATTGCTGCATCCTAACAAAGCAGTCTCCAACTTGTGGCCTGctaacattagcaaaactacaacccccaacatgtcctcactatccgggcatgctgggagatgtagttttgaaaatgcAAGGGGAGATGGGAGTGGGCATATGTTGACcatggtggtgctgtcatgatggCAGTCTGAAAAGTTAGAATGATAATTTACCAATAATTCGAGTCCATCATGAAAGCACCCTTTAATTCCTGCCCCCTTCCATGTGGATAAGTATTATGGTGTATTAATACTTATGCACATAGAAGGGATGGGAATTAAAGGGTGCTGTCATGATGGACTCATGAATTTGTACGGAGACCACCACATAGAAGCTCTGCAAATCTGTTGTAAAGAGATTGAGGCTCTCTCAGCCTAGGAGACAGCTAAGGCCTGTGTAGAAAAAGATTAGAATGTTTTCTCCAAGGCTTTATAACTTCCAGGTAGGGAATCAATGATCTTCTAACATCTAGAGTATAGAAtactttttcttagtttttttgatTATTGCAAAAGGTAGGTAAAACGATATCTTGAGACCGATGGAAATTTGTTTCCACCTTAGCAAGAAAGGGTGGTTTAAGTTTAAAACTAGTCCTGCCTTATAGCACAGTACAGTAAGGTTCTTTAAGCGTTAAGGCCTGTGTCTCACCCACTCTCCTGGCAGAGGTAACGGCAACCAACAGAACAGTCTTACAGGTTGCGATGCTTGTTTTTTAGATTTACCCTCATAAATCTACACAATACttacataaaaatgtaaacacaaaaaaaCCTCACCCAAGATCACAAGTATAGTTCACCCTAGATCCAAACAACGTATCTGTAATTTCCATTTTTCCATTTGGTATATCAGTAGGACTAGGACATTGtcgtcctgggaaaaaaaaacaaacaacaatgaAGTGCACACAATGTATATTCGACATAATAGTAAAGACAGAATAGCAGGTTATCTTTAGCAAAACAATTTACCATTACAGGAAGTCAAGAATAAAAAAGTGACCTCTTAAATGAATGTGATGGTTGATTGCAGCCTGTCAAAATTGATGGTCATTTCTGGCATATCTGGTGATCAGCTGTTTGGAGGGGCTACATCACTCTTGCAAGCCTCTTCAATGTTTACCTGCACTTGTACTTGAATTACTGTACTGTAATGGGTGGCCGCAACATTGTATCAGTGTAAATAggggaaaaaatgaaattttttgcacTGCTgcaataaaatgtacggcaatgTTGCAAATACGGCAAGAATAAGTGCAGGTAAACCGCAGGGCCAGGAGTCAGACTCCCACCAATTGAACTTTGTTGGGACATCCTGAGAACAGGCCATCAATTTCTACAGACTTgaattgctgcagatgccatacCCCAAATActgcaatgtacagtatatatattattatcaacattattattattataatataaaaaaaaattgcatgcaCAAACTCATGCACATTACTTTGCATGCAaattactttggggggggggggtgcaagtgttTACTTTCACTGAGATAATAAAGAGTACTAACACTAAAGAAAACTCACGTTGGCAGAATGTTTGAGGAGTAGACCACGTTGAGCCACTTAAGCAAGTTATAAAATTTTGGGTTCCAGGGATCTTTATAAATCCAGGTCGGCAGGTATAGTTTACCCGTGCATCAAGAGGGAAATTATCTTTATCAATAAACTCTGGGTCCAGCCCTGCAAAGTCCAGCCTGGGGGGTGCACCGCAGGAACCTAGTAACAACAAAAACAAATCTGCTTGTAAATAGGattcagataaaaaaaatcttatactGCTAAAATATGCTTTATTTTCTGATCGGTTGAGTCTGACCCACAGTACTCCCATGATGCTGAGAACTAAGGAGGCGCAGCGCTGCTTCCACGAAGCACTGGCCACTCACCCTATAGGGTCAATGATCGCACTGACTTCAACAATCTCTGTATCAAGGCGATTACTGAGACATCTGTCAGGAATAGGACGTCACTCATTTGAATCATCCCAAACTATACAACATGTAAAATGCTTACTTCACAATAACATTTCTCATTATTTTCCTAATAATGTATAAAATGGTTTTATTACACATGCCTTTATAAACAAGTGTGTATGAATAAGGACAGAAACACATAACTTACCATGACTACGAGCAAAGAAGGCTGGAAGCAGTAAGATTATCCAGTGGTATTCCATGGAGTATTTTCTGTGTTTACAAAGTAATTCAGGAATACTATTAACAGAGAAAACAAAACACAACGTTAGATATTGAAATAAATGTTGTACAGTAGCAACTGACTCCTGTTATCTATATGTAAAAACATTAAcccacactggccctgatttactaatgtcaacccgactctCTCGGGTTGTATGACAAcatttgtgtcgcatagcccataagacactttgtgcgacacaatttcccGACACAAAATACCATCAGAGTGTTCTTTTTAAACatgtcaaaatgggcgtggttagccgaaaaaggggcatgtacccaacaaaaaagaaaaaacactcagagtatgatgaaaaactcaccaGAAAATGTGTGAAATTTGCTTCACAAAAAccagacagctctgagctgtccaGAAATTAATCAAaaccgagtgaatcctacccccatcatggaacagggtctgttccatgttgggggcagtagtacaggggctgagggattgatcgcaccaggtctcacttctgagacccgagcCCATCAGAATTTATTAAGCAGgcgagcgggcggcatgctccgctccccaacGATGTAcagtgcagggatgtggaattcctatcgcccgacacccgggacatgcagtttcgggcaggtgaatttttccggcccttagcccgtcttcaggcaagcagggccggacctgacaagcgctgtggcgctctgcagactgtatggagcaggctctggACTCGTGCCTGCTCCATATTCTGCAGCCTCCGGCTGTGGAACCATGTGTCCTCCTAAGCAGAGCTGTGCGAATGCAGCCTTTCAACATGTTACATTGTACAActtcggacttgttgatcactttctattcattttttcatgatataaaaagtgaccaaaaatacggtatttaggactttggaatttttttgtgcgtactccattggccgtgcggtttaattaatgatatagtaTTATAGTTCGAAAAtctccgcatgcggcgataccacatatgtttattcttacttttattagggaaggggttaaatgatctttattaactttttttttctgcagtgttacagcccccccccccccccgtgactatttcactgcacataccgatctcatacacagatcattgccgtgcattgacacggcaaagatcagtgtaatcggcggtcgatggtcccaatcagcccgactgagctgcctggaagcttttactttaaattttagatacggtgatcaactttgaacgccacgcctaaagggttaatagcgtgcggcacaacgatcggtgccgcacgccatTAACCCAGGGTCCCGGatgtcattagccgccgggacagaCCCGTATGATACCGCATTTTATACCGGGATcgggcgtagggcatacaggtatgccctgcgtccttaagaggttaattggaTGTTTCTGTAATCATCTTGGCAatgctgcctgtcagaataaaTTTATTGAGACAGATTTAAACtcgtgcaacacaaaaaaaaaaaagacaggcgACAGGTTAGTAAATcggggggggggaagacagtaaaaagaaaaacagtcaaacaaaaaaaatccacattaAACACTCGGGTTTTAGTAAATCAAGGACAGTGTGTGGGTGTccatacaaatatacacatacatacagagacGAACACGTTTTTTGTGTGTCTGGATGCCTCTGTATTAACCTCTGCCATAATAGTGCAGGAAGAAGATCTGATAGGAAAGTGCTCTGTTACGTGTACACTGTCACTGTGCCCCCAATGAGATTAGCAGCATGACCACAACTGCAATACAAAGCCAGGATCTGATAATGCTGATCCTGGAAATTTACCCCTTAGATGGTGTGGTCAGAGCAACTGCAGCATAAAGGATATGACATGGCCGAACACATTTCCTGCCAGTACACTGTGCATATCAGTGCATTACATAATCAGAAGATTTCACTGTAATGCCTCTCAGAGGgactaaagaaaagaaaaacaataatattaatatacagacacacaatcacaccTGTTCAGTTTCAAATAGCTAATTAGCCAagcacatggcagcaactcaatgccCTTAGGTATGGagacttggataggggataagatgcctgaccgtgggggtcccgccgctggggacccccgtgatcttccacaccgcacccaGTTAGCATGAGCtcctggagcgtgctcgctccgggtctgattactagcgatcacagggacggagcatagtgacgtcacggctccgccccctcaatgtaagcctatggagggggtgtgacgccccctccttaggcttgctttgagggggcggagcgtgacgtcacacggggctgagccgtgacgtcactatgctccatccctgtgaacgctagtaatcagacccggagcgagcatgctccgggAGCTGAtgttaacggggtgcggcatggaagatcacgggggtccccagcgacaggacccccgcggtcaggcatcttatctcctatcttttggataggggataagatgtcttaaaggggtactccggcgctaagttCAAACCAACCATCAGGATGGGGCAGAAAGGggctttaaagaagtactcccgcgaaaaataacttatcccctatccataggataggggataagtagactgcggggggtccgatcgctggggcccccagcaACCGGGATGGGACCCCAGCGCTCTTATTGAGAAATGCGTGATActtcattcattcctatgggagcagCGAAAATGCCTGAGAGCTgtctggcgctcccatagaaatgaagagCGCACATGTCATCAGCGAGTGGCAGTAGTGTGGGTTAAAGGGCCTTGAAAGAGATAAGGAAGACTGGTTCAGGTGAAATAACCACTGTTAACGCACAGCACAtggaacctggagacagatgggttacagcagcagaagaccacaccatGTGCGACTCCTGTCAGATAAAAACAGGAAACTAAGGCTACAACTCcccaaaattggacaatggaagcCTGGAAGAACATTGCCTGGTCTAAAAAGTCTtgattccagctgtgacattcagctgaatttggcataaacataaaagcatggatccatcccaGCATCAATGGTTCAGGCTggtagtgatgtcatttacattcaCCAAATACAGCCGCCTCCATAGCCTTGGAGGGGTAAGTGTCTACTTACATACCTTTTTCATCCAATCTTGTGTCTTtattctctaaaaaaaaataatcatgcaGCGTCCAGAGTGTCAGAGACATGGTCAGAGGGCCGTAACTATATTAAGCTGCTTGATTGACACATGGGGCTCAGCTGCCGACAGCAGTCTTGTGCGTTTTGTCTGTGAGCCTGTCAGACACTGCATGTGTATTGCAATCCCTagagacagtgggggagatttatcaaaaactgtgcagaggaagagtggtgcaggtgcccatggccaccagattgcttcttttatttttaaaaagagaCCTATgataaatgaaataagcaatctggttgccatgggcaactggccaatttttcctctggacgacTCTAGAGATGGTCTCCATTTGCAGCCCATGCAAAATACATAGGGATGCCATGTCAGCAGGCAAGCCGTATGTGTCAACAGAAGCAGTGTGACATAGCGCAGAGATGTTGGGGCCCAGGGGGAACAGCAGACCCCTTGCCACACCTAACACCATAGGACACTGCCCAAATGTTATTTTGTAGAGAATAAAGAAACAAGattgcataaaaaataaataaataaataaataaaaatgcatgtTTGGCATGGGAACTCTAACCTTTGCTAGGCTATAGGGGTGGTTTTATCGGGTGACTATGTAACAGATGCTCTTTGgggggggcagacagtaaatggaaaTCTGTATAGATCAGAACACCTTTAAAATTATGGATGTTTGGCTTCTCTAGTATctatgtttttcaattcctgaataacccctttaacctgttcgggacgccgggcgtatgcatacgccctgcatcccgagtccttaaggacgtggggagtatgcatacgcccgtgggaattccggtccccgccgctagccggttgaggaccggaatgcctgctgtaatcattcagcaggcatcccgaccaagcccccccccccccccatgtcggcgatcgcataaaatcgcatgtcaattcatctgctattctgggctgatcgagtttctggtgacccgatcacccggaaaatagcgatgatcggagctgtcagggacagccccgatcatcctgagggctaggagtgaggtcgcagtgctgcgatctccttctatcccctgccattggtcagaactgatactgagcaatggcagagcaggacagtgggttgccatggcaaccccccgttctgcccatccctggatgtcgaggggaacatggacagaagatggaggccggtacctgcaggagaagatgcctggggaccccgatcttcgctggagactgctggatcctggctcaggtagggaaactacggtggggcGGGGGAATTgaaagaaagtgaaagtaaagcgatctttactgtggcaaccactaggaaggccaaactgcaactcccagcatgcctagacagccaaaggctgtttggcaacatctggagggtcacagtctggagaccacggttacagtggtgcccaaacggtagccctccagatgttgccaaactacaactctacaACTAcaacaattttcatgaaatttggggatttttcaccaaaaaaaaatgcaagtaacggcgaaaatttaccaccaaaataaagtagaatgtgtcacgaacaaacaatctcagaatcagaatattcggtaaaagcgttttcgcattattaattcgtaaagcgacggtggtcagaattgcgaaaaagggctcagtccttatggtgaaaaatggctgcgtccttaaggggttaacaacatgtTTTTTCTCTCTCACTTTTTGTTTTTAAGTTTTCAGCATGCAGATTGGATCCAGTGGCCTATATTGATTACCAGCAATTTTCTTTTTCAACAAAAATGGTCAACAAGAGGGGTGGGGGTGTTTTTATGAATATTTTTTAATCACTTTACATGCTTAGAAGCAGAGCTTTTGCTATGCTGGGGTTTAATGTTAGCCCATGAAAGGACATGCTATACAACCCATTATCACCCCAGTTCCCACTGACAGTCAGATAGCTTCAGGTCAGGAGCATAAAAAAATGGTGCTTAATGTCTGGCTGGGTAGTAAGGATTGGTAAGGGCTCTTTCAGCTTAACAATACCGGTCATATTGTTAAGCTGAAAGAACCTTTAATAGCCTGGAATTACTAGGCTGCTGCTTGGCTTCTAACCCCGCTGGTTATGGAAAGGAGAGGAGACCCAACA containing:
- the LOC130356428 gene encoding membrane cofactor protein-like isoform X9, which codes for MEYHWIILLLPAFFARSHGSCGAPPRLDFAGLDPEFIDKDNFPLDARVNYTCRPGFIKIPGTQNFITCLSGSTWSTPQTFCQRRQCPSPTDIPNGKMEITDTLFGSRVNYTCDLGYRMLTKRNYIECQADGTWSTPVPVCEVQVCPPPDAIPDGRYDPDEEEYNYQAAIKYSCLNNKATLIGESTLSCTAYGNWSSDPPRCKVVECLNPDVKNARKISGFIGPYILNSAVRFECLPGFIMDGEPFVRCNVSDQWEPPLPTCRSNGSNVGAIVGGVIGGIFGILLAAFICVWWFKRKGGDYVAGKKHDGGTSASHQTTVEHCDMTQIDAQETH
- the LOC130356428 gene encoding membrane cofactor protein-like isoform X5, giving the protein MEYHWIILLLPAFFARSHGSCGAPPRLDFAGLDPEFIDKDNFPLDARVNYTCRPGFIKIPGTQNFITCLSGSTWSTPQTFCQRRQCPSPTDIPNGKMEITDTLFGSRVNYTCDLGYRMLTKRNYIECQADGTWSTPVPVCEVQVCPPPDAIPDGRYDPDEEEYNYQAAIKYSCLNNKATLIGESTLSCTAYGNWSSDPPRCKVVECLNPDVKNARKISGFIGPYILNSAVRFECLPGFIMDGEPFVRCNVSDQWEPPLPTCRSSATTRSPTTTTKVKETEKEDGSNVGAIVGGVIGGIFGILLAAFICVWWFKRKGGDYVAGKKHDGGTSASHQTTVEHCDMTQIDAQETH
- the LOC130356428 gene encoding membrane cofactor protein-like isoform X6, with protein sequence MEYHWIILLLPAFFARSHGSCGAPPRLDFAGLDPEFIDKDNFPLDARVNYTCRPGFIKIPGTQNFITCLSGSTWSTPQTFCQRRQCPSPTDIPNGKMEITDTLFGSRVNYTCDLGYRMLTKRNYIECQADGTWSTPVPVCEVQVCPPPDAIPDGRYDPDEEEYNYQAAIKYSCLNNKATLIGESTLSCTAYGNWSSDPPRCKVVECLNPDVKNARKISGFIGPYILNSAVRFECLPGFIMDGEPFVRCNVSDQWEPPLPTCRSSATTRSPTTTTKVKETEKEGIVTQSPATTKTTNTVSNNSSPATTKKKETETGDGSNVGAIVGNTLIIVTMSVMALLINNGF
- the LOC130356428 gene encoding membrane cofactor protein-like isoform X2, whose translation is MEYHWIILLLPAFFARSHGSCGAPPRLDFAGLDPEFIDKDNFPLDARVNYTCRPGFIKIPGTQNFITCLSGSTWSTPQTFCQRRQCPSPTDIPNGKMEITDTLFGSRVNYTCDLGYRMLTKRNYIECQADGTWSTPVPVCEVQVCPPPDAIPDGRYDPDEEEYNYQAAIKYSCLNNKATLIGESTLSCTAYGNWSSDPPRCKVVECLNPDVKNARKISGFIGPYILNSAVRFECLPGFIMDGEPFVRCNVSDQWEPPLPTCRSSATTRSPTTTTKVKETEKEGIVTQSPATTKTTNTVSNNSSPATTKKKETETGDGSNVGAIVGGVIGGIFGILLAAFICVWWFKRKGGDYVAGKKHDGGTSASHQTTVEHCDMTQIDAQETH
- the LOC130356428 gene encoding membrane cofactor protein-like isoform X10; this encodes MEYHWIILLLPAFFARSHGSCGAPPRLDFAGLDPEFIDKDNFPLDARVNYTCRPGFIKIPGTQNFITCLSGSTWSTPQTFCQRRQCPSPTDIPNGKMEITDTLFGSRVNYTCDLGYRMLTKRNYIECQADGTWSTPVPVCEVQVCPPPDAIPDGRYDPDEEEYNYQAAIKYSCLNNKATLIGESTLSCTAYGNWSSDPPRCKVVECLNPDVKNARKISGFIGPYILNSAVRFECLPGFIMDGEPFVRCNVSDQWEPPLPTCRSNGSNVGAIVGGVIGGIFGILLAAFICVWWFKRKGKHINYCHYVSYGIVDK
- the LOC130356428 gene encoding membrane cofactor protein-like isoform X11; translation: MEYHWIILLLPAFFARSHGSCGAPPRLDFAGLDPEFIDKDNFPLDARVNYTCRPGFIKIPGTQNFITCLSGSTWSTPQTFCQRRQCPSPTDIPNGKMEITDTLFGSRVNYTCDLGYRMLTKRNYIECQADGTWSTPVPVCEVQVCPPPDAIPDGRYDPDEEEYNYQAAIKYSCLNNKATLIGESTLSCTAYGNWSSDPPRCKVVECLNPDVKNARKISGFIGPYILNSAVRFECLPGFIMDGEPFVRCNVSDQWEPPLPTCRSSATTRSPTTTTKVKETEKEDGSNVGAIVGNTLIIVTMSVMALLINNGF
- the LOC130356428 gene encoding membrane cofactor protein-like isoform X1; translated protein: MEYHWIILLLPAFFARSHGSCGAPPRLDFAGLDPEFIDKDNFPLDARVNYTCRPGFIKIPGTQNFITCLSGSTWSTPQTFCQRRQCPSPTDIPNGKMEITDTLFGSRVNYTCDLGYRMLTKRNYIECQADGTWSTPVPVCEVQVCPPPDAIPDGRYDPDEEEYNYQAAIKYSCLNNKATLIGESTLSCTAYGNWSSDPPRCKVVECLNPDVKNARKISGFIGPYILNSAVRFECLPGFIMDGEPFVRCNVSDQWEPPLPTCRSSATTRSPTTTTKVKETEKEGIVTQSPATTKTTNTVSNNSSPATTKKKETETGDGSNVGAIVAGTFPECIQQDGAPPHYGCQVRAFLDEQFPGKWIGHRGPVEWPPRSPDLTTLDFHLWGHLKAIVYAVKI
- the LOC130356428 gene encoding membrane cofactor protein-like isoform X7 — encoded protein: MEYHWIILLLPAFFARSHGSCGAPPRLDFAGLDPEFIDKDNFPLDARVNYTCRPGFIKIPGTQNFITCLSGSTWSTPQTFCQRRQCPSPTDIPNGKMEITDTLFGSRVNYTCDLGYRMLTKRNYIECQADGTWSTPVPVCEVQVCPPPDAIPDGRYDPDEEEYNYQAAIKYSCLNNKATLIGESTLSCTAYGNWSSDPPRCKVVECLNPDVKNARKISGFIGPYILNSAVRFECLPGFIMDGEPFVRCNVSDQWEPPLPTCRSNGSNVGAIVAGTFPECIQQDGAPPHYGCQVRAFLDEQFPGKWIGHRGPVEWPPRSPDLTTLDFHLWGHLKAIVYAVKI
- the LOC130356428 gene encoding membrane cofactor protein-like isoform X4, with protein sequence MEYHWIILLLPAFFARSHGSCGAPPRLDFAGLDPEFIDKDNFPLDARVNYTCRPGFIKIPGTQNFITCLSGSTWSTPQTFCQRRQCPSPTDIPNGKMEITDTLFGSRVNYTCDLGYRMLTKRNYIECQADGTWSTPVPVCEVQVCPPPDAIPDGRYDPDEEEYNYQAAIKYSCLNNKATLIGESTLSCTAYGNWSSDPPRCKVVECLNPDVKNARKISGFIGPYILNSAVRFECLPGFIMDGEPFVRCNVSDQWEPPLPTCRSSATTRSPTTTTKVKETEKEDGSNVGAIVAGTFPECIQQDGAPPHYGCQVRAFLDEQFPGKWIGHRGPVEWPPRSPDLTTLDFHLWGHLKAIVYAVKI